In Acidobacteriota bacterium, a genomic segment contains:
- a CDS encoding ABC-F family ATP-binding cassette domain-containing protein, with protein MLFRLDGVFKSYGAAEVLRGVTFQINPREHAGLVGRNGAGKTTIFRLVTGQEETDRGEVVLLRGLRVGLLEQQPIFSGERSVREEALSVFIEMQAMEAEMTRLERAMSEAAGETLDQAMHTYSDLRHAYEIAGGFSYHAQAEAVLAGLGFKDDQTDKRPEQLSGGQRARLALAKLLLSEPDLLLLDEPTNHLDVNAVEWLEDFLSEYKSSFVIISHDRFLLDRTAIKIIEIDGGDATVYPGNYTAYTRQREERRLTQTREYEEQQELIARTEDFIRRNIAGQKTKQAKSRRKMLERIERVQAVRDERVGDFRLQSVARAGDNVLAVADLSIGYEKILASGVSFLLRRGERLGIIGPNGSGKTTLLKTILGELKPISGGLTWGANVNIEYFDQELSSLDFGSTVIEEIASVAPRATPGELRGYLAKFLFTGDDIGKPVVALSGGEQSRLALAKLIYSRANVLVMDEPTNHLDIPSREALERALAEYTGTIIAVSHDRYFLDKLATEILHFEEGIATYHTGAYSDFYAVHHVRQPAPREPALRKRQPGKPARSSGRLSPNHRRRSVEEIEEEIRILENELTELTEALSSASSDWRPEQYTQIGGRQEEIASLLDALYKEWQAAATTSK; from the coding sequence ATGCTTTTCAGGCTAGACGGCGTGTTCAAGTCCTACGGCGCCGCCGAGGTGCTGCGAGGCGTGACCTTCCAGATCAACCCGCGCGAGCACGCGGGGCTTGTAGGCCGTAACGGCGCGGGCAAGACAACCATCTTTCGTCTGGTCACCGGTCAAGAAGAAACCGACCGCGGCGAGGTCGTCCTGCTTAGAGGACTTCGAGTCGGCCTTCTCGAACAACAACCAATCTTTAGCGGTGAGCGGAGCGTGCGTGAAGAAGCGCTTTCGGTATTCATCGAGATGCAGGCGATGGAAGCGGAGATGACGCGTCTCGAACGCGCGATGTCCGAGGCGGCCGGCGAGACTCTTGACCAGGCAATGCACACTTACAGCGATCTGCGGCACGCATACGAAATTGCAGGGGGCTTCAGCTATCACGCGCAGGCCGAAGCCGTACTTGCCGGACTCGGGTTCAAGGACGATCAAACGGACAAACGGCCCGAACAACTAAGCGGCGGACAGAGAGCCAGGCTCGCGCTCGCGAAGCTGCTGCTCTCCGAGCCTGACCTTCTCCTTCTCGACGAGCCGACCAATCACCTTGACGTCAATGCCGTCGAATGGCTGGAAGACTTCTTATCCGAGTACAAGTCTTCGTTCGTGATCATCTCGCACGACAGGTTCCTGCTCGATCGCACCGCCATCAAGATAATCGAGATTGACGGCGGGGACGCCACGGTCTACCCGGGGAACTACACCGCGTACACCAGGCAACGCGAGGAAAGGCGTCTCACCCAGACGCGCGAGTACGAGGAGCAGCAAGAGCTGATCGCTCGCACGGAAGACTTCATACGCCGGAACATCGCTGGTCAGAAAACCAAGCAGGCCAAGTCCCGCCGCAAGATGCTCGAACGAATCGAGAGGGTGCAGGCAGTACGTGACGAACGAGTCGGCGACTTTCGGCTTCAGAGCGTAGCCCGGGCAGGTGACAACGTGCTCGCGGTGGCGGATCTTTCAATCGGCTATGAGAAAATACTTGCGAGCGGAGTTTCGTTCTTGCTCAGGCGAGGAGAGCGGCTTGGAATCATCGGCCCCAACGGCTCCGGCAAGACGACCCTGTTGAAGACAATCCTTGGCGAGCTTAAGCCGATCAGCGGCGGCTTGACGTGGGGCGCCAACGTCAACATCGAGTACTTCGATCAAGAGCTCTCGTCTCTCGACTTTGGATCGACGGTCATCGAAGAAATCGCCTCGGTAGCTCCGCGTGCGACTCCCGGTGAGCTGCGAGGCTACCTGGCGAAGTTTCTTTTCACCGGCGACGACATAGGGAAACCCGTGGTTGCGTTATCGGGCGGCGAGCAGAGCAGGCTCGCGCTCGCGAAGCTAATCTACAGCCGGGCAAACGTTCTGGTGATGGACGAGCCAACGAACCATCTCGACATTCCTTCTCGCGAGGCGCTCGAACGCGCGCTTGCTGAGTATACGGGCACCATCATAGCCGTTTCGCACGACCGTTATTTTCTCGACAAGCTCGCAACCGAGATACTGCATTTCGAAGAAGGCATCGCAACTTATCACACCGGCGCCTATTCCGACTTCTACGCGGTCCACCACGTCCGGCAGCCAGCGCCCAGGGAGCCTGCCCTACGGAAGCGTCAGCCCGGGAAACCTGCCAGGTCTTCCGGGAGATTGTCTCCTAACCACAGACGCCGTTCGGTCGAAGAGATAGAAGAGGAGATAAGGATATTGGAGAATGAGTTGACCGAGCTTACCGAGGCGCTCTCCAGCGCGTCATCGGATTGGCGCCCCGAGCAGTACACTCAAATCGGGGGCCGGCAAGAAGAGATCGCGTCACTGCTTGACGCGCTTTATAAAGAGTGGCAGGCTGCGGCAACCACATCCAAATGA
- a CDS encoding SurA N-terminal domain-containing protein — protein sequence MFRSLKPITLVLFCSLLIAACKSAADPSTLEVAAKVGSREITLKQVDSTIKQQLDANGAGAPLTPAELVAARLSVLDNLIQEEALFQKAEKENLGPDDTKVNQEVQKRKQEAQMTEEQYQAQIKQAGFTEQEIRDKIRRELAINALRERERTRVSAPTDSEIEKYFADRKAEFVAQRGTDISMIVVSPANNGGEAGAEQKIKAIYEQLRGNSDFATVAAQKSEDQASALRGGSLGFATEAQLRQTFPSRPDMPAKLMALNVGQYTEPVKDNLSGAWYIFKLNRKQEQPENLTLDRVRADIINTITQQRQQVLLNALVLVTLSETTTKNYLAERIVQNPQTIVEMRPSQLLQQAAQQQQAQPRIENENRAAQPAPSSNRPAPSNSNKAATSNGNKR from the coding sequence GTGTTTCGTTCCCTCAAACCAATCACTTTAGTTCTTTTCTGCTCACTGCTGATCGCCGCGTGCAAGAGCGCGGCGGACCCGTCAACGCTTGAAGTAGCGGCGAAAGTTGGCTCGCGTGAGATCACATTGAAGCAGGTCGACAGCACCATCAAACAGCAACTCGATGCGAACGGCGCCGGGGCGCCGTTGACACCCGCGGAGCTGGTCGCGGCGCGGCTGAGCGTGCTTGATAACCTGATTCAGGAGGAAGCTCTTTTCCAAAAGGCTGAGAAGGAAAATCTTGGCCCGGACGACACAAAGGTCAATCAGGAAGTTCAGAAGCGCAAGCAAGAAGCCCAGATGACTGAAGAGCAATACCAGGCCCAGATCAAGCAAGCCGGGTTTACCGAGCAAGAGATCCGCGACAAGATTCGCCGCGAGCTTGCAATCAATGCGCTCAGAGAGCGCGAGCGCACTCGGGTCAGCGCACCGACCGACTCCGAAATCGAAAAGTACTTCGCTGATCGCAAAGCTGAGTTCGTAGCCCAACGAGGCACTGACATATCGATGATCGTCGTGAGCCCCGCCAACAACGGGGGCGAGGCAGGCGCCGAGCAGAAGATAAAAGCCATCTATGAACAGCTCCGCGGTAATTCGGACTTTGCGACGGTCGCGGCACAGAAATCCGAGGACCAGGCTTCGGCGCTTCGAGGCGGTAGCCTGGGGTTCGCCACCGAGGCTCAGCTTAGACAGACGTTCCCCAGCCGCCCGGATATGCCCGCAAAACTAATGGCGCTAAACGTAGGCCAGTACACAGAGCCCGTCAAAGACAACTTGTCTGGCGCGTGGTACATTTTCAAACTCAACCGAAAACAGGAACAGCCAGAGAACCTGACCCTCGACCGTGTTCGCGCAGACATAATAAACACGATCACCCAGCAGCGTCAGCAAGTGCTGTTGAACGCGCTCGTGTTGGTGACACTTTCCGAGACCACGACCAAGAACTACCTTGCTGAACGCATCGTCCAGAATCCACAGACGATCGTCGAGATGCGCCCGTCGCAGTTGTTGCAGCAGGCGGCTCAGCAGCAGCAGGCACAGCCGCGAATTGAGAATGAGAATCGCGCCGCTCAGCCAGCGCCGAGTTCCAATCGTCCGGCTCCGTCAAATTCGAACAAAGCCGCAACGTCGAACGGCAATAAGCGATAA
- the rpmB gene encoding 50S ribosomal protein L28 — protein sequence MSKRCEVCGKGPQFGHRVSHANNRTNRRFNPNLQAVRALISGRAQRLRVCTRCLKAGKVVKAA from the coding sequence ATGTCAAAACGATGCGAGGTCTGCGGCAAGGGGCCTCAGTTTGGCCACCGCGTGAGCCACGCCAACAACCGCACCAACCGACGCTTCAATCCAAACCTGCAGGCGGTCCGCGCTCTCATCAGCGGCCGCGCACAGCGCCTTCGGGTGTGCACGCGCTGCCTGAAAGCGGGAAAGGTCGTCAAAGCCGCCTAA
- a CDS encoding RidA family protein: MKERVQTDSAPKAIGPYSQAIRASGLIFASGQIPLDPATMQIVEGGIREQTERVMNNLSAVLQAAGSSLDRVVKTTVFLADLGDFADMNETYGRFFGEAPPARSTVQVSRLPRDVRVEIDVIALAG, translated from the coding sequence ATGAAAGAACGCGTTCAGACTGACAGCGCGCCTAAAGCCATCGGACCATATTCGCAGGCGATCCGGGCGAGCGGGCTCATTTTTGCTTCGGGTCAGATTCCGCTCGATCCGGCAACCATGCAGATCGTTGAAGGCGGAATACGCGAACAGACCGAAAGAGTGATGAACAACTTGAGCGCCGTTCTTCAGGCCGCCGGCAGCTCGTTGGACCGCGTGGTCAAGACAACCGTGTTTTTGGCTGATCTCGGAGACTTCGCCGATATGAACGAGACCTACGGACGATTCTTCGGAGAGGCGCCTCCGGCCAGATCAACAGTCCAGGTATCGCGGTTGCCGCGCGATGTGCGCGTCGAGATCGATGTAATCGCTTTGGCTGGGTAG
- a CDS encoding bifunctional (p)ppGpp synthetase/guanosine-3',5'-bis(diphosphate) 3'-pyrophosphohydrolase has protein sequence MIRFETIIEKLRKNHPNVDEELLRRAYLFSARQHRGQTRQSGEPYLVHPLEVANILADLNLDPICVATGLLHDIVEDTETSAEEIEEYFGPEIAHLVDGLTKISKLDHASSEERQALNMRKMLLAMVDDVRVVLVKLADRLHNMRTLEYLPGEKRRRIAQETLDVYAPIAHRLGMARVRGELEDLAFKHLEPEEYQKLKELVDSRRSRLEAFLEEVKQRILDMMATSIIEVVYIEGRIKRLFSIYQKLRRQHINIDQVYDLVAIRIITESVKDCYGALGVIHTAWKPIPGRFKDWIAIPRENFYQSLHTSVVGDGGQSFEVQIRTREMQSIAEEGIAAHWKYKEGRRGTHTDEDEAFVWLKRLVEWQQEVKDSREFLDSLKLDLYPKEVYCFTPKGKVIELPRGATPVDFAFLIHTQVGLACIGAKVNGRIVPLKYQLRNGDVVEIMTSPAAHPSRDWMNFAKTSRARSKIRHYLAESERTTAIELGKKLFEKEADRFRLNTRKMLSNGDLDRVAADYGTARADDLLAAIGYGKVLPRNVIAKLLPPDRAAEIEQEKRPTLKQVVKRALGLQDRIVVKGIDDVMVYRARCCNPIRGEEILGYITRGKGVAVHSNRCPNMPGLLVNPERLIEVEWMKSDAKHESAYPVTMKLVTEDRPGMVADVTQAIAGVGTNIRDIHASLDEEGRGQLVLTAEIFDLKHLEKITGALKSVRGVMDVERISGEPVQV, from the coding sequence ATGATCAGGTTCGAGACGATAATAGAAAAGCTTCGGAAGAACCATCCCAATGTCGATGAGGAGCTGCTGCGCCGCGCGTATCTGTTCTCCGCGCGCCAGCATCGCGGGCAGACTCGACAGTCCGGCGAACCGTACCTTGTGCACCCGCTAGAAGTCGCGAACATTCTGGCCGACCTTAACCTCGATCCGATCTGCGTAGCGACGGGATTGCTGCACGACATCGTCGAAGATACCGAAACGTCAGCCGAAGAGATCGAAGAGTACTTCGGCCCGGAAATAGCACATCTGGTGGACGGACTCACCAAGATATCAAAGCTCGACCACGCCTCTTCAGAAGAGCGTCAGGCGCTCAATATGCGCAAGATGCTATTGGCGATGGTTGACGACGTGCGAGTGGTTCTGGTCAAACTCGCCGACCGGCTTCACAACATGCGCACGCTCGAATACCTTCCCGGCGAGAAGCGCCGGCGAATCGCCCAGGAGACGCTCGATGTCTACGCTCCGATCGCACACAGGCTTGGTATGGCGCGCGTGCGAGGTGAACTCGAGGACCTGGCGTTCAAGCATCTCGAGCCCGAGGAGTACCAGAAGCTTAAGGAGCTGGTCGACAGCCGGCGATCCCGGCTGGAAGCGTTCCTCGAAGAGGTGAAGCAGCGGATACTCGATATGATGGCGACCTCTATTATCGAAGTCGTTTACATCGAAGGTCGAATCAAGCGGTTGTTTTCGATTTATCAGAAGCTCCGGCGCCAGCACATCAACATCGATCAGGTTTACGATCTCGTTGCCATTCGCATCATCACCGAATCGGTGAAGGATTGCTATGGTGCGTTGGGCGTGATCCACACAGCATGGAAGCCGATTCCAGGGCGCTTCAAGGATTGGATAGCCATACCGCGAGAGAACTTCTATCAATCTTTGCATACATCGGTCGTGGGCGACGGCGGCCAGTCCTTTGAAGTGCAAATCCGCACGCGCGAGATGCAGTCGATCGCCGAAGAGGGCATCGCAGCCCACTGGAAGTACAAAGAGGGACGCCGCGGCACTCACACTGATGAAGACGAAGCCTTCGTGTGGCTCAAGCGATTGGTCGAGTGGCAACAGGAAGTAAAAGATTCGCGCGAATTCCTCGATTCACTCAAACTCGATCTTTATCCGAAGGAAGTCTATTGCTTCACCCCCAAGGGCAAGGTGATCGAATTGCCCCGGGGAGCAACACCGGTGGACTTTGCCTTCCTTATCCACACACAGGTGGGTCTCGCCTGCATCGGGGCGAAGGTCAATGGACGGATAGTGCCGCTGAAGTATCAGCTTCGCAACGGCGACGTTGTGGAGATAATGACCTCACCCGCCGCGCACCCGTCTCGCGACTGGATGAACTTCGCCAAGACCTCGCGGGCGCGATCCAAGATTCGTCATTACCTGGCCGAAAGCGAGCGTACGACCGCAATCGAGCTTGGCAAGAAGCTGTTCGAAAAGGAAGCAGACAGATTTCGGTTAAACACCAGGAAGATGCTTTCCAACGGCGACCTCGACCGCGTGGCCGCCGACTACGGAACGGCCCGCGCAGATGACCTGCTGGCGGCGATCGGGTACGGCAAGGTGCTTCCCCGCAACGTGATCGCTAAGCTCTTGCCGCCGGACCGCGCCGCCGAGATCGAGCAAGAGAAGCGGCCCACTCTTAAGCAGGTCGTCAAGCGCGCCCTTGGGTTGCAGGACCGAATCGTAGTCAAAGGCATCGACGACGTAATGGTGTACCGGGCACGCTGTTGCAACCCGATTCGCGGCGAGGAGATCCTCGGCTACATCACTCGCGGCAAGGGCGTCGCCGTTCACTCGAACCGCTGCCCGAACATGCCGGGCTTGTTGGTTAACCCTGAGCGGCTGATCGAAGTTGAATGGATGAAGTCAGACGCAAAGCACGAGTCAGCTTACCCGGTGACGATGAAGCTTGTAACCGAGGACCGGCCTGGAATGGTGGCCGACGTGACGCAGGCGATTGCAGGGGTCGGCACTAACATTCGCGACATACACGCGTCGTTGGACGAGGAGGGCCGCGGCCAACTCGTGCTGACTGCCGAGATTTTCGACCTAAAGCATCTTGAAAAAATAACCGGCGCGCTCAAGTCGGTTCGCGGCGTTATGGATGTCGAGCGCATCAGCGGCGAGCCCGTGCAGGTGTGA
- a CDS encoding biopolymer transporter ExbD, with product MAYGEVDEGVHHSRGLGLAPPNINVTPLIDVLLVLLIIFMVIQPQKEAKFESLIPQKPQETKDSLVPPSDLLMVDVKMQGAGLDQQVELNSKPMTLVELSTTLKDLLEQRPDKTVFIKAPKDKQYGDIVSVIDAVKGAGALPIGLQIDYLQ from the coding sequence ATGGCATACGGAGAAGTTGACGAAGGAGTCCATCATTCGAGAGGGCTGGGACTTGCGCCCCCGAACATCAACGTCACCCCGCTGATTGACGTATTGCTTGTGCTGCTGATCATATTCATGGTCATCCAGCCACAGAAGGAAGCGAAGTTCGAATCGCTAATCCCGCAGAAGCCGCAAGAGACGAAGGACTCACTGGTGCCGCCATCGGACTTGCTGATGGTCGACGTCAAGATGCAGGGCGCTGGGCTGGATCAGCAGGTCGAGTTGAACAGCAAGCCCATGACCCTGGTGGAACTATCTACCACGCTCAAGGACCTGCTCGAACAGCGGCCCGACAAAACCGTGTTCATCAAAGCGCCGAAGGACAAACAGTACGGCGACATTGTTTCGGTCATCGACGCTGTCAAGGGAGCGGGCGCACTTCCCATTGGGCTCCAGATAGACTACTTGCAGTAG
- a CDS encoding biopolymer transporter ExbD, with protein sequence MSMAVGSGEGGYVADINVTPMVDVMLVLLIIFMVIAPMLQSGVSVALPKSKYPDPDPNIIKETSAVVAIPNDGEFYIGREKVAMADIPTRIRTILKDKPVPDQVVYIKSGTLVKYGTVVSVIDSIRDAGFDRIGLVAEKEKTSPGAAGGQ encoded by the coding sequence ATGTCAATGGCAGTAGGCAGCGGCGAAGGTGGCTACGTCGCCGATATCAACGTCACACCGATGGTGGACGTGATGCTGGTGCTTTTGATCATCTTCATGGTCATTGCGCCTATGTTGCAAAGCGGTGTCAGCGTCGCCTTGCCCAAATCGAAGTATCCAGACCCGGACCCGAACATCATCAAGGAAACGTCGGCGGTTGTCGCCATACCAAACGACGGCGAGTTTTATATTGGCCGCGAGAAGGTCGCGATGGCAGATATTCCTACGAGGATCAGGACAATCCTCAAGGACAAGCCAGTGCCTGATCAGGTCGTGTACATCAAGAGCGGCACGCTCGTGAAGTACGGGACAGTCGTGTCCGTGATCGATTCGATTCGCGACGCGGGCTTCGACCGTATAGGCTTGGTCGCCGAAAAAGAGAAGACGAGTCCGGGCGCGGCCGGCGGCCAGTAA
- a CDS encoding MotA/TolQ/ExbB proton channel family protein — protein sequence MLLLLSNIWLAGNKLAFFLLQAAEEAAVDKGAASGTEDFSLWGMIQKMKWPALLIAVVLAIMSMYSIAVMVERWLTFNAARNQSRQFAPKVAAALRDNRIDEAIAISDRHKKSHLAMVVNAGLQEFQAHQGGADISGTTMDAARRALQRSTALKTAELKRGLSGLATIGSTAPFVGLLGTVIGIIGAFQGMKAAEGTGIAAVAGGISEALIETAFGLLVAIPAVWAFNIFTNKVEGFQIEMDNSSSELIDYFIKRRELK from the coding sequence ATGCTACTTCTTCTATCGAACATCTGGCTGGCGGGCAACAAGCTCGCTTTCTTTTTGCTCCAAGCGGCCGAAGAGGCAGCCGTTGACAAGGGCGCGGCTAGCGGAACCGAGGACTTTTCGCTCTGGGGCATGATCCAGAAGATGAAATGGCCCGCGCTGCTCATTGCAGTCGTGCTGGCCATCATGAGCATGTACTCGATTGCCGTTATGGTCGAGCGCTGGCTCACCTTCAACGCCGCCCGCAACCAATCGCGACAGTTCGCGCCCAAGGTCGCGGCCGCGCTTCGCGATAACCGCATTGACGAGGCGATTGCTATTTCCGATCGCCACAAGAAGTCGCATCTCGCGATGGTAGTCAATGCCGGGCTGCAGGAGTTTCAGGCTCATCAGGGGGGCGCCGACATATCGGGAACCACGATGGATGCCGCGCGGCGAGCACTGCAACGCTCGACGGCGTTGAAGACCGCCGAGCTGAAGCGCGGTCTTTCGGGTCTGGCGACCATCGGATCGACGGCTCCGTTCGTGGGATTGCTCGGAACGGTCATCGGGATCATCGGCGCATTCCAGGGAATGAAGGCGGCTGAAGGGACCGGCATCGCGGCGGTCGCGGGCGGCATCTCCGAGGCGCTGATCGAAACTGCGTTCGGACTGCTGGTGGCGATTCCTGCGGTGTGGGCCTTCAACATCTTCACCAACAAAGTCGAGGGCTTCCAGATCGAGATGGACAACTCGTCATCGGAACTCATCGACTACTTCATCAAACGCCGCGAACTCAAGTGA
- a CDS encoding TonB family protein: MFDQLVESSATRRRSERWVYFTVTAAIWVSVLTAVIVWGIVAYDAKLNEQFNALTLLAPPPPPPPPPPPPPAAAPVKQLKPDAPTGFVSAKEPPKEIKAPSPKPPQFVSSNIGDVGGQPGGVPGGVPGGVPGGVPGGIGPTGPAEPPPPPPEEKKPEPPKIIRKSGGVFQGSATRRVEPTYPPLAKAARVNGAVVVEVTVDEQGSVISARAISGHPLLKDAAVNAARGWKFSPTMLTGVPVKVIGTITFNFNL, encoded by the coding sequence ATGTTTGACCAACTAGTAGAGTCGTCGGCGACGAGGAGACGATCCGAGCGGTGGGTTTACTTCACGGTGACTGCGGCAATCTGGGTGTCGGTTTTAACGGCGGTGATCGTGTGGGGTATCGTGGCCTACGACGCCAAGCTGAACGAACAATTCAACGCACTGACACTGCTGGCGCCACCACCACCACCGCCTCCTCCGCCTCCTCCCCCGCCTGCGGCAGCGCCCGTCAAGCAACTCAAACCGGACGCGCCCACTGGTTTCGTCTCTGCTAAAGAGCCGCCAAAAGAAATCAAGGCGCCGTCACCCAAGCCACCGCAGTTCGTGAGCAGCAACATCGGCGACGTTGGCGGTCAGCCGGGCGGGGTTCCCGGGGGCGTGCCGGGTGGCGTACCAGGTGGCGTGCCCGGTGGAATTGGTCCGACGGGCCCGGCAGAGCCGCCTCCGCCTCCACCGGAGGAAAAGAAACCTGAGCCGCCCAAGATCATCCGAAAATCGGGAGGCGTGTTTCAGGGGTCCGCCACCAGACGCGTTGAGCCGACCTATCCGCCGCTGGCAAAAGCCGCGCGGGTTAACGGGGCGGTGGTCGTAGAAGTAACCGTTGACGAACAAGGGAGCGTGATTTCAGCACGCGCAATTTCGGGTCACCCACTGCTTAAGGACGCGGCAGTCAATGCGGCACGAGGTTGGAAGTTCAGCCCGACAATGTTAACCGGGGTGCCAGTCAAAGTGATTGGCACGATCACGTTCAACTTCAACCTGTGA